Proteins encoded together in one Erinaceus europaeus chromosome 11, mEriEur2.1, whole genome shotgun sequence window:
- the ADAM15 gene encoding disintegrin and metalloproteinase domain-containing protein 15 isoform X1 → MRLALLWALGLLGAGSPLPSRPLPNIVLSWVCPGDPAGGKEEAQAQQQKPVSVLSEPQAFQINPAFHLTEGLQTSLPGALQIGVDLDGQRHVLELMPYRDLIPGHPKLVWHQPDGTQVVSEGHTLENCCYQGRVQGHKGSWVSVCTCSGLRGLVSLSSERSYSLDLGPRGLQGPPAISRIQDFLPPGQACAQGQRTSVPTQVSPQHPVERHQSRRRRHTMTETKTVELVIVADHSEVQRYPDPQRLLNRTLELALLLDTFFRPLNVRVALVGLEAWAQRDLVEVNRDPGVTLHNFLRWRQEDLLPRLPHDSAQLVTATEFSGPHVGMAIQNSICSPDFSGGVNMDHSTSILGVASSIAHELGHSLGLTHEAPGNSCPCPGPAPAKSCIMEASTDFLPGLNFSNCSRRALEDGLLDGMGSCLLARATGLPSLASYCGNGLLEPGEQCDCGFPDDCTDPCCDSFTCQLSPGAQCASAELCCHNCQLRPAGWQCRSARGDCDLPESCPGDSAQCPPDLSVGDGEPCANGQAVCMQGRCASYAHQCQALWGPGTQPTSLLCLQVANTRGDAFGSCGRAPNGSYVPCEARDAICGQLQCQRGTAQPLLGMAQDLRWERLEANGTWLNCSWVHLDLGSDVAQPLLVLPGTSCGPGLVCLNRQCQPVGLLGAQECRSRCHGHGVCDSNRHCHCDEGWAPPDCATQARATSSLTTGLLLSLLVLLVLVLLGASYWYRARLHQRLCQLKGPTCQYRAAQPAPPERPGLPQRAQLVPGTKASALGFPAPPSRPLPPDPVPKRLQAELAGRPSPPTRPLPADPVVRHLQGPTKPPLPRKPLPVDPHGRRPSGNLPNPGAASPPLVVPSRPAPPPPAASSPYL, encoded by the exons ATGCGGCTGGCGCTGCTCTGGGCCCTGGGGCTGTTGGGTGCGGGCAGCCCTCTGCCCTCCAGGCCGCTCCCAAACATAG TGCTCTCTTGGGTGTGTCCTGGGGACCCTGCAGGTGGCAAAGAGGAGGCCCAGGCACAGCAGCAGAAGCCTGTCAGCGTCCTCTCAGAGCCCCAGGCCTTTCAGATCAACCCAGCCTTCCACCTGACAGAGGGACTACAG ACCAGCCTTCCTGGGGCCTTGCAGATCGGTGTAGACCTAGATGGCCAGAGGCATGTGCTGGAGCTGATGCCGTACAG GGATCTAATTCCAGGCCACCCTAAACTGGTGTGGCACCAGCCTGATGGTACTCAAGTGGTCAGTGAGGGGCACACACTG GAGAACTGCTGCTACCAAGGACGGGTGCAGGGCCACAAGGGCTCCTGGGTCTCTGTCTGCACCTGCTCTGGGCTCAG GGGCCTGGTGAGCCTGTCCTCAGAGAGAAGCTACTCCCTGGACCTAGGTCCCAGGGGCCTCCAGGGGCCTCCTGCCATCTCCCGCATCCAAGACTTCCTCCCACCAGGCCAAGCTTGTGCGCAGGGCCAGCGGACATCTGTGCCCACTCAGGTCTCACCACAGCACCCTGTGGAGCGGCATCAAAGCCGG CGGAGACGGCACACGATGACCGAGACCAAGACTGTGGAGCTGGTGATTGTTGCCGACCATTCCGAG GTGCAGAGGTACCCAGACCCCCAGCGCCTACTGAACCGCACACTGGAATTGGCCCTGCTTTTGGACACA TTCTTCCGGCCCTTGAATGTGCGGGTAGCATTGGTGGGGCTGGAGGCCTGGGCGCAGCGGGACCTGGTGGAGGTCAACAGGGACCCAGGTGTCACCCTGCACAACTTCCTTCGCTGGCGCCAAGAGGACTTGCTGCCTAGGTTGCCCCATGACAGTGCCCAGCTGGTGAC GGCAACAGAGTTCTCTGGGCCCCATGTGGGCATGGCCATCCAGAACTCCATCTGCTCCCCAGACTTCTCGGGAGGTGTGAACATG GACCACTCCACTAGCATCCTGGGGGTTGCTTCGTCTATCGCCCATGAGCTGGGTCACAGCCTAGGCCTAACCCACGAGGCCCCAGGGAACAGCTGCCCCTGTCCTGGTCCGGCCCCAGCCAAGAGCTGCATCATGGAGGCTTCTACAGA TTTCCTGCCAGGCCTGAACTTCAGCAACTGCAGCCGGCGGGCACTGGAGGATGGCCTGCTGGATGGGATGGGCAGTTGCCTACTGGCACGGGCCACTGGGCTGCCCTCCCTGGCCAGCTACTGCGGGAATGGGCTGCTGGAGCCAGGCGAGCAATGTGACTGCGGCTTCCCAGAT GACTGCACTGACCCCTGCTGTGACTCCTTTACCTGCCAGCTGAGTCCAGGGGCCCAGTGTGCATCTGCTGAACTCTGCTGCCACAACTGCCAG CTTCGCCCTGCAGGCTGGCAGTGTCGCTCAGCCCGAGGCGACTGTGACTTGCCAGAGTCATGCCCAGGAGACAGTGCCCAGTGTCCCCCTGACCTCAGCGTGGGAGACGGGGAGCCATGTGCCAATGGCCAGGCCGTGTGCATGCAGGGGCGCTGTGCCTCCTATGCCCACCAATGCCAGGCCCTTTGGGGCCCAGGGACCCAACCTACCTCACTGCTCTGCCTCCAAGTTGCCAACACCCGGGGGGATGCCTTCGGTAGCTGTGGACGTGCCCCAAATGGCAGCTATGTGCCCTGTGAGGCTAG AGATGCCATCTGTGGGCAGCTCCAGTGCCAAAGGGgcacagcccagcccctgctgGGCATGGCCCAGGATCTACGCTGGGAGAGACTGGAGGCCAATGGGACGTGGCTGAACTGCAGCTGGGTGCACCTGGACCTGGGCAGTGATGTGGCTCAGCCTCTGTTGGTCCTACCTGGCACAAGCTGTGGTCCTGGCCTG GTATGCCTGAACCGTCAATGCCAACCTGTGGGTCTCCTGGGAGCACAGGAATGTCGCAGCAGATGCCATGGGCATGGG GTGTGCGACAGCAACAGGCACTGTCACTGTGACGAGGGCTGGGCACCCCCAGACTGCGCCACCCAGGCCAGAG CCACCAGCTCCCTGACCACAGGCCTGCTTCTCAGCCTGCTGGTGCTGCTAGTCCTGGTGCTGCTTGGTGCCAGTTACTGGTACCGTGCCCGCCTGCACCAGCGACTCTGCCAGCTCAAGGGACCCACCTGCCAGTACAG GGCAGCCCAGCCTGCACCCCCAGAACGCCCAGGCCTCCCACAGAGGGCCCAGCTAGTGCCAGGCACTAAG GCTAGTGCTCTGGGCTTTCCAGCACCCCCCTCCAGGCCACTGCCTCCTGACCCCGTGCCCAAGAGACTCCAG GCTGAGCTGGCTGGCagacccagcccccccacccgccCTCTGCCCGCTGACCCGGTGGTGAGGCACCTGCAG gGGCCCACCAAGCCCCCACTCCCGAGGAAGCCACTGCCTGTGGACCCTCACGGCCGGCGCCCATCGGGTAACTTGCCCAACCCAGGAGCTGCAAGCCCACCCCTAGTGGTGCCCTCCAG GCCCGCGCCACCGCCTCCAGCAGCGTCCTCGCCCTACCTCTGA
- the ADAM15 gene encoding disintegrin and metalloproteinase domain-containing protein 15 isoform X7, giving the protein MRLALLWALGLLGAGSPLPSRPLPNIVLSWVCPGDPAGGKEEAQAQQQKPVSVLSEPQAFQINPAFHLTEGLQTSLPGALQIGVDLDGQRHVLELMPYRDLIPGHPKLVWHQPDGTQVVSEGHTLENCCYQGRVQGHKGSWVSVCTCSGLRGLVSLSSERSYSLDLGPRGLQGPPAISRIQDFLPPGQACAQGQRTSVPTQVSPQHPVERHQSRRRRHTMTETKTVELVIVADHSEVQRYPDPQRLLNRTLELALLLDTFFRPLNVRVALVGLEAWAQRDLVEVNRDPGVTLHNFLRWRQEDLLPRLPHDSAQLVTATEFSGPHVGMAIQNSICSPDFSGGVNMDHSTSILGVASSIAHELGHSLGLTHEAPGNSCPCPGPAPAKSCIMEASTDFLPGLNFSNCSRRALEDGLLDGMGSCLLARATGLPSLASYCGNGLLEPGEQCDCGFPDDCTDPCCDSFTCQLSPGAQCASAELCCHNCQLRPAGWQCRSARGDCDLPESCPGDSAQCPPDLSVGDGEPCANGQAVCMQGRCASYAHQCQALWGPGTQPTSLLCLQVANTRGDAFGSCGRAPNGSYVPCEARDAICGQLQCQRGTAQPLLGMAQDLRWERLEANGTWLNCSWVHLDLGSDVAQPLLVLPGTSCGPGLVCLNRQCQPVGLLGAQECRSRCHGHGVCDSNRHCHCDEGWAPPDCATQARATSSLTTGLLLSLLVLLVLVLLGASYWYRARLHQRLCQLKGPTCQYRAAQPAPPERPGLPQRAQLVPGTKASALGFPAPPSRPLPPDPVPKRLQGTRVPLSLQTL; this is encoded by the exons ATGCGGCTGGCGCTGCTCTGGGCCCTGGGGCTGTTGGGTGCGGGCAGCCCTCTGCCCTCCAGGCCGCTCCCAAACATAG TGCTCTCTTGGGTGTGTCCTGGGGACCCTGCAGGTGGCAAAGAGGAGGCCCAGGCACAGCAGCAGAAGCCTGTCAGCGTCCTCTCAGAGCCCCAGGCCTTTCAGATCAACCCAGCCTTCCACCTGACAGAGGGACTACAG ACCAGCCTTCCTGGGGCCTTGCAGATCGGTGTAGACCTAGATGGCCAGAGGCATGTGCTGGAGCTGATGCCGTACAG GGATCTAATTCCAGGCCACCCTAAACTGGTGTGGCACCAGCCTGATGGTACTCAAGTGGTCAGTGAGGGGCACACACTG GAGAACTGCTGCTACCAAGGACGGGTGCAGGGCCACAAGGGCTCCTGGGTCTCTGTCTGCACCTGCTCTGGGCTCAG GGGCCTGGTGAGCCTGTCCTCAGAGAGAAGCTACTCCCTGGACCTAGGTCCCAGGGGCCTCCAGGGGCCTCCTGCCATCTCCCGCATCCAAGACTTCCTCCCACCAGGCCAAGCTTGTGCGCAGGGCCAGCGGACATCTGTGCCCACTCAGGTCTCACCACAGCACCCTGTGGAGCGGCATCAAAGCCGG CGGAGACGGCACACGATGACCGAGACCAAGACTGTGGAGCTGGTGATTGTTGCCGACCATTCCGAG GTGCAGAGGTACCCAGACCCCCAGCGCCTACTGAACCGCACACTGGAATTGGCCCTGCTTTTGGACACA TTCTTCCGGCCCTTGAATGTGCGGGTAGCATTGGTGGGGCTGGAGGCCTGGGCGCAGCGGGACCTGGTGGAGGTCAACAGGGACCCAGGTGTCACCCTGCACAACTTCCTTCGCTGGCGCCAAGAGGACTTGCTGCCTAGGTTGCCCCATGACAGTGCCCAGCTGGTGAC GGCAACAGAGTTCTCTGGGCCCCATGTGGGCATGGCCATCCAGAACTCCATCTGCTCCCCAGACTTCTCGGGAGGTGTGAACATG GACCACTCCACTAGCATCCTGGGGGTTGCTTCGTCTATCGCCCATGAGCTGGGTCACAGCCTAGGCCTAACCCACGAGGCCCCAGGGAACAGCTGCCCCTGTCCTGGTCCGGCCCCAGCCAAGAGCTGCATCATGGAGGCTTCTACAGA TTTCCTGCCAGGCCTGAACTTCAGCAACTGCAGCCGGCGGGCACTGGAGGATGGCCTGCTGGATGGGATGGGCAGTTGCCTACTGGCACGGGCCACTGGGCTGCCCTCCCTGGCCAGCTACTGCGGGAATGGGCTGCTGGAGCCAGGCGAGCAATGTGACTGCGGCTTCCCAGAT GACTGCACTGACCCCTGCTGTGACTCCTTTACCTGCCAGCTGAGTCCAGGGGCCCAGTGTGCATCTGCTGAACTCTGCTGCCACAACTGCCAG CTTCGCCCTGCAGGCTGGCAGTGTCGCTCAGCCCGAGGCGACTGTGACTTGCCAGAGTCATGCCCAGGAGACAGTGCCCAGTGTCCCCCTGACCTCAGCGTGGGAGACGGGGAGCCATGTGCCAATGGCCAGGCCGTGTGCATGCAGGGGCGCTGTGCCTCCTATGCCCACCAATGCCAGGCCCTTTGGGGCCCAGGGACCCAACCTACCTCACTGCTCTGCCTCCAAGTTGCCAACACCCGGGGGGATGCCTTCGGTAGCTGTGGACGTGCCCCAAATGGCAGCTATGTGCCCTGTGAGGCTAG AGATGCCATCTGTGGGCAGCTCCAGTGCCAAAGGGgcacagcccagcccctgctgGGCATGGCCCAGGATCTACGCTGGGAGAGACTGGAGGCCAATGGGACGTGGCTGAACTGCAGCTGGGTGCACCTGGACCTGGGCAGTGATGTGGCTCAGCCTCTGTTGGTCCTACCTGGCACAAGCTGTGGTCCTGGCCTG GTATGCCTGAACCGTCAATGCCAACCTGTGGGTCTCCTGGGAGCACAGGAATGTCGCAGCAGATGCCATGGGCATGGG GTGTGCGACAGCAACAGGCACTGTCACTGTGACGAGGGCTGGGCACCCCCAGACTGCGCCACCCAGGCCAGAG CCACCAGCTCCCTGACCACAGGCCTGCTTCTCAGCCTGCTGGTGCTGCTAGTCCTGGTGCTGCTTGGTGCCAGTTACTGGTACCGTGCCCGCCTGCACCAGCGACTCTGCCAGCTCAAGGGACCCACCTGCCAGTACAG GGCAGCCCAGCCTGCACCCCCAGAACGCCCAGGCCTCCCACAGAGGGCCCAGCTAGTGCCAGGCACTAAG GCTAGTGCTCTGGGCTTTCCAGCACCCCCCTCCAGGCCACTGCCTCCTGACCCCGTGCCCAAGAGACTCCAG GGGACCAGGGTGCCCCTCAGCCTTCAGACACTCTGA
- the ADAM15 gene encoding disintegrin and metalloproteinase domain-containing protein 15 isoform X4 produces the protein MRLALLWALGLLGAGSPLPSRPLPNIVLSWVCPGDPAGGKEEAQAQQQKPVSVLSEPQAFQINPAFHLTEGLQTSLPGALQIGVDLDGQRHVLELMPYRDLIPGHPKLVWHQPDGTQVVSEGHTLENCCYQGRVQGHKGSWVSVCTCSGLRGLVSLSSERSYSLDLGPRGLQGPPAISRIQDFLPPGQACAQGQRTSVPTQVSPQHPVERHQSRRRRHTMTETKTVELVIVADHSEVQRYPDPQRLLNRTLELALLLDTFFRPLNVRVALVGLEAWAQRDLVEVNRDPGVTLHNFLRWRQEDLLPRLPHDSAQLVTATEFSGPHVGMAIQNSICSPDFSGGVNMDHSTSILGVASSIAHELGHSLGLTHEAPGNSCPCPGPAPAKSCIMEASTDFLPGLNFSNCSRRALEDGLLDGMGSCLLARATGLPSLASYCGNGLLEPGEQCDCGFPDDCTDPCCDSFTCQLSPGAQCASAELCCHNCQLRPAGWQCRSARGDCDLPESCPGDSAQCPPDLSVGDGEPCANGQAVCMQGRCASYAHQCQALWGPGTQPTSLLCLQVANTRGDAFGSCGRAPNGSYVPCEARDAICGQLQCQRGTAQPLLGMAQDLRWERLEANGTWLNCSWVHLDLGSDVAQPLLVLPGTSCGPGLVCLNRQCQPVGLLGAQECRSRCHGHGVCDSNRHCHCDEGWAPPDCATQARATSSLTTGLLLSLLVLLVLVLLGASYWYRARLHQRLCQLKGPTCQYRAAQPAPPERPGLPQRAQLVPGTKASALGFPAPPSRPLPPDPVPKRLQGPTKPPLPRKPLPVDPHGRRPSGNLPNPGAASPPLVVPSRPAPPPPAASSPYL, from the exons ATGCGGCTGGCGCTGCTCTGGGCCCTGGGGCTGTTGGGTGCGGGCAGCCCTCTGCCCTCCAGGCCGCTCCCAAACATAG TGCTCTCTTGGGTGTGTCCTGGGGACCCTGCAGGTGGCAAAGAGGAGGCCCAGGCACAGCAGCAGAAGCCTGTCAGCGTCCTCTCAGAGCCCCAGGCCTTTCAGATCAACCCAGCCTTCCACCTGACAGAGGGACTACAG ACCAGCCTTCCTGGGGCCTTGCAGATCGGTGTAGACCTAGATGGCCAGAGGCATGTGCTGGAGCTGATGCCGTACAG GGATCTAATTCCAGGCCACCCTAAACTGGTGTGGCACCAGCCTGATGGTACTCAAGTGGTCAGTGAGGGGCACACACTG GAGAACTGCTGCTACCAAGGACGGGTGCAGGGCCACAAGGGCTCCTGGGTCTCTGTCTGCACCTGCTCTGGGCTCAG GGGCCTGGTGAGCCTGTCCTCAGAGAGAAGCTACTCCCTGGACCTAGGTCCCAGGGGCCTCCAGGGGCCTCCTGCCATCTCCCGCATCCAAGACTTCCTCCCACCAGGCCAAGCTTGTGCGCAGGGCCAGCGGACATCTGTGCCCACTCAGGTCTCACCACAGCACCCTGTGGAGCGGCATCAAAGCCGG CGGAGACGGCACACGATGACCGAGACCAAGACTGTGGAGCTGGTGATTGTTGCCGACCATTCCGAG GTGCAGAGGTACCCAGACCCCCAGCGCCTACTGAACCGCACACTGGAATTGGCCCTGCTTTTGGACACA TTCTTCCGGCCCTTGAATGTGCGGGTAGCATTGGTGGGGCTGGAGGCCTGGGCGCAGCGGGACCTGGTGGAGGTCAACAGGGACCCAGGTGTCACCCTGCACAACTTCCTTCGCTGGCGCCAAGAGGACTTGCTGCCTAGGTTGCCCCATGACAGTGCCCAGCTGGTGAC GGCAACAGAGTTCTCTGGGCCCCATGTGGGCATGGCCATCCAGAACTCCATCTGCTCCCCAGACTTCTCGGGAGGTGTGAACATG GACCACTCCACTAGCATCCTGGGGGTTGCTTCGTCTATCGCCCATGAGCTGGGTCACAGCCTAGGCCTAACCCACGAGGCCCCAGGGAACAGCTGCCCCTGTCCTGGTCCGGCCCCAGCCAAGAGCTGCATCATGGAGGCTTCTACAGA TTTCCTGCCAGGCCTGAACTTCAGCAACTGCAGCCGGCGGGCACTGGAGGATGGCCTGCTGGATGGGATGGGCAGTTGCCTACTGGCACGGGCCACTGGGCTGCCCTCCCTGGCCAGCTACTGCGGGAATGGGCTGCTGGAGCCAGGCGAGCAATGTGACTGCGGCTTCCCAGAT GACTGCACTGACCCCTGCTGTGACTCCTTTACCTGCCAGCTGAGTCCAGGGGCCCAGTGTGCATCTGCTGAACTCTGCTGCCACAACTGCCAG CTTCGCCCTGCAGGCTGGCAGTGTCGCTCAGCCCGAGGCGACTGTGACTTGCCAGAGTCATGCCCAGGAGACAGTGCCCAGTGTCCCCCTGACCTCAGCGTGGGAGACGGGGAGCCATGTGCCAATGGCCAGGCCGTGTGCATGCAGGGGCGCTGTGCCTCCTATGCCCACCAATGCCAGGCCCTTTGGGGCCCAGGGACCCAACCTACCTCACTGCTCTGCCTCCAAGTTGCCAACACCCGGGGGGATGCCTTCGGTAGCTGTGGACGTGCCCCAAATGGCAGCTATGTGCCCTGTGAGGCTAG AGATGCCATCTGTGGGCAGCTCCAGTGCCAAAGGGgcacagcccagcccctgctgGGCATGGCCCAGGATCTACGCTGGGAGAGACTGGAGGCCAATGGGACGTGGCTGAACTGCAGCTGGGTGCACCTGGACCTGGGCAGTGATGTGGCTCAGCCTCTGTTGGTCCTACCTGGCACAAGCTGTGGTCCTGGCCTG GTATGCCTGAACCGTCAATGCCAACCTGTGGGTCTCCTGGGAGCACAGGAATGTCGCAGCAGATGCCATGGGCATGGG GTGTGCGACAGCAACAGGCACTGTCACTGTGACGAGGGCTGGGCACCCCCAGACTGCGCCACCCAGGCCAGAG CCACCAGCTCCCTGACCACAGGCCTGCTTCTCAGCCTGCTGGTGCTGCTAGTCCTGGTGCTGCTTGGTGCCAGTTACTGGTACCGTGCCCGCCTGCACCAGCGACTCTGCCAGCTCAAGGGACCCACCTGCCAGTACAG GGCAGCCCAGCCTGCACCCCCAGAACGCCCAGGCCTCCCACAGAGGGCCCAGCTAGTGCCAGGCACTAAG GCTAGTGCTCTGGGCTTTCCAGCACCCCCCTCCAGGCCACTGCCTCCTGACCCCGTGCCCAAGAGACTCCAG gGGCCCACCAAGCCCCCACTCCCGAGGAAGCCACTGCCTGTGGACCCTCACGGCCGGCGCCCATCGGGTAACTTGCCCAACCCAGGAGCTGCAAGCCCACCCCTAGTGGTGCCCTCCAG GCCCGCGCCACCGCCTCCAGCAGCGTCCTCGCCCTACCTCTGA
- the ADAM15 gene encoding disintegrin and metalloproteinase domain-containing protein 15 isoform X3, with protein MRLALLWALGLLGAGSPLPSRPLPNIVLSWVCPGDPAGGKEEAQAQQQKPVSVLSEPQAFQINPAFHLTEGLQTSLPGALQIGVDLDGQRHVLELMPYRDLIPGHPKLVWHQPDGTQVVSEGHTLENCCYQGRVQGHKGSWVSVCTCSGLRGLVSLSSERSYSLDLGPRGLQGPPAISRIQDFLPPGQACAQGQRTSVPTQVSPQHPVERHQSRRRRHTMTETKTVELVIVADHSEVQRYPDPQRLLNRTLELALLLDTFFRPLNVRVALVGLEAWAQRDLVEVNRDPGVTLHNFLRWRQEDLLPRLPHDSAQLVTATEFSGPHVGMAIQNSICSPDFSGGVNMDHSTSILGVASSIAHELGHSLGLTHEAPGNSCPCPGPAPAKSCIMEASTDFLPGLNFSNCSRRALEDGLLDGMGSCLLARATGLPSLASYCGNGLLEPGEQCDCGFPDDCTDPCCDSFTCQLSPGAQCASAELCCHNCQLRPAGWQCRSARGDCDLPESCPGDSAQCPPDLSVGDGEPCANGQAVCMQGRCASYAHQCQALWGPGTQPTSLLCLQVANTRGDAFGSCGRAPNGSYVPCEARDAICGQLQCQRGTAQPLLGMAQDLRWERLEANGTWLNCSWVHLDLGSDVAQPLLVLPGTSCGPGLVCLNRQCQPVGLLGAQECRSRCHGHGVCDSNRHCHCDEGWAPPDCATQARATSSLTTGLLLSLLVLLVLVLLGASYWYRARLHQRLCQLKGPTCQYRAAQPAPPERPGLPQRAQLVPGTKAELAGRPSPPTRPLPADPVVRHLQGPTKPPLPRKPLPVDPHGRRPSGNLPNPGAASPPLVVPSRPAPPPPAASSPYL; from the exons ATGCGGCTGGCGCTGCTCTGGGCCCTGGGGCTGTTGGGTGCGGGCAGCCCTCTGCCCTCCAGGCCGCTCCCAAACATAG TGCTCTCTTGGGTGTGTCCTGGGGACCCTGCAGGTGGCAAAGAGGAGGCCCAGGCACAGCAGCAGAAGCCTGTCAGCGTCCTCTCAGAGCCCCAGGCCTTTCAGATCAACCCAGCCTTCCACCTGACAGAGGGACTACAG ACCAGCCTTCCTGGGGCCTTGCAGATCGGTGTAGACCTAGATGGCCAGAGGCATGTGCTGGAGCTGATGCCGTACAG GGATCTAATTCCAGGCCACCCTAAACTGGTGTGGCACCAGCCTGATGGTACTCAAGTGGTCAGTGAGGGGCACACACTG GAGAACTGCTGCTACCAAGGACGGGTGCAGGGCCACAAGGGCTCCTGGGTCTCTGTCTGCACCTGCTCTGGGCTCAG GGGCCTGGTGAGCCTGTCCTCAGAGAGAAGCTACTCCCTGGACCTAGGTCCCAGGGGCCTCCAGGGGCCTCCTGCCATCTCCCGCATCCAAGACTTCCTCCCACCAGGCCAAGCTTGTGCGCAGGGCCAGCGGACATCTGTGCCCACTCAGGTCTCACCACAGCACCCTGTGGAGCGGCATCAAAGCCGG CGGAGACGGCACACGATGACCGAGACCAAGACTGTGGAGCTGGTGATTGTTGCCGACCATTCCGAG GTGCAGAGGTACCCAGACCCCCAGCGCCTACTGAACCGCACACTGGAATTGGCCCTGCTTTTGGACACA TTCTTCCGGCCCTTGAATGTGCGGGTAGCATTGGTGGGGCTGGAGGCCTGGGCGCAGCGGGACCTGGTGGAGGTCAACAGGGACCCAGGTGTCACCCTGCACAACTTCCTTCGCTGGCGCCAAGAGGACTTGCTGCCTAGGTTGCCCCATGACAGTGCCCAGCTGGTGAC GGCAACAGAGTTCTCTGGGCCCCATGTGGGCATGGCCATCCAGAACTCCATCTGCTCCCCAGACTTCTCGGGAGGTGTGAACATG GACCACTCCACTAGCATCCTGGGGGTTGCTTCGTCTATCGCCCATGAGCTGGGTCACAGCCTAGGCCTAACCCACGAGGCCCCAGGGAACAGCTGCCCCTGTCCTGGTCCGGCCCCAGCCAAGAGCTGCATCATGGAGGCTTCTACAGA TTTCCTGCCAGGCCTGAACTTCAGCAACTGCAGCCGGCGGGCACTGGAGGATGGCCTGCTGGATGGGATGGGCAGTTGCCTACTGGCACGGGCCACTGGGCTGCCCTCCCTGGCCAGCTACTGCGGGAATGGGCTGCTGGAGCCAGGCGAGCAATGTGACTGCGGCTTCCCAGAT GACTGCACTGACCCCTGCTGTGACTCCTTTACCTGCCAGCTGAGTCCAGGGGCCCAGTGTGCATCTGCTGAACTCTGCTGCCACAACTGCCAG CTTCGCCCTGCAGGCTGGCAGTGTCGCTCAGCCCGAGGCGACTGTGACTTGCCAGAGTCATGCCCAGGAGACAGTGCCCAGTGTCCCCCTGACCTCAGCGTGGGAGACGGGGAGCCATGTGCCAATGGCCAGGCCGTGTGCATGCAGGGGCGCTGTGCCTCCTATGCCCACCAATGCCAGGCCCTTTGGGGCCCAGGGACCCAACCTACCTCACTGCTCTGCCTCCAAGTTGCCAACACCCGGGGGGATGCCTTCGGTAGCTGTGGACGTGCCCCAAATGGCAGCTATGTGCCCTGTGAGGCTAG AGATGCCATCTGTGGGCAGCTCCAGTGCCAAAGGGgcacagcccagcccctgctgGGCATGGCCCAGGATCTACGCTGGGAGAGACTGGAGGCCAATGGGACGTGGCTGAACTGCAGCTGGGTGCACCTGGACCTGGGCAGTGATGTGGCTCAGCCTCTGTTGGTCCTACCTGGCACAAGCTGTGGTCCTGGCCTG GTATGCCTGAACCGTCAATGCCAACCTGTGGGTCTCCTGGGAGCACAGGAATGTCGCAGCAGATGCCATGGGCATGGG GTGTGCGACAGCAACAGGCACTGTCACTGTGACGAGGGCTGGGCACCCCCAGACTGCGCCACCCAGGCCAGAG CCACCAGCTCCCTGACCACAGGCCTGCTTCTCAGCCTGCTGGTGCTGCTAGTCCTGGTGCTGCTTGGTGCCAGTTACTGGTACCGTGCCCGCCTGCACCAGCGACTCTGCCAGCTCAAGGGACCCACCTGCCAGTACAG GGCAGCCCAGCCTGCACCCCCAGAACGCCCAGGCCTCCCACAGAGGGCCCAGCTAGTGCCAGGCACTAAG GCTGAGCTGGCTGGCagacccagcccccccacccgccCTCTGCCCGCTGACCCGGTGGTGAGGCACCTGCAG gGGCCCACCAAGCCCCCACTCCCGAGGAAGCCACTGCCTGTGGACCCTCACGGCCGGCGCCCATCGGGTAACTTGCCCAACCCAGGAGCTGCAAGCCCACCCCTAGTGGTGCCCTCCAG GCCCGCGCCACCGCCTCCAGCAGCGTCCTCGCCCTACCTCTGA